Genomic segment of Bacteroidota bacterium:
CATCCAGAATAACGGGAGGAGAAATGTGAAAACGGTTACTGCTGCGACGATGATGAGCATGCGCACGATGATCTGCATCCACGTTATGGGTTTTGCATTTGCTTTTCCATTCTTCTTATCGATCTCTTCTTTTTCCTTTGGTTTTTCCTTCGGCTGCTTATGTATTTCATCGGCAATAACAGGAACCGGAAATTTTTCCACCTGGTCTTCGATCTTCATACCGGTTATTGGCTGAGGAACCTTTTTTGCCGCATCGTCATACGACACAACGAAAATGGAATCTCCTGCATGAATTGCTGCGAGTGTAGTATCTTTTTTTCCATACATCACACGACAAACTGTTGCATCCACATCACGCGTGAACGAGCGATTCAAATGATATTCATCGTTGAAAAAAATAATTTTATCAAATGAAACGCTGAGATGTTTTGTTTTCGGATCGGGATCTGTTTCAGCTTTCCCTTCTATGACGAGCCACGGTTCCGGTGGAGGAAGCGGGGGAGTTCCGTCGGGCTTCGGCGCTTCTTTCTGATCTTCATTACCGATCGTCATATCAAAATCAAGCCAGCCGTATCCCGGAAAATAAACCTGTGTCCACGCATGCGCCTGGCTCGCGTAAAACCAATACCATCCTTTATTCTTATCGCTTCGATCGATCGTTGCAAATCCCGTTGTGAATCGCGCGGGAACTCCAACAGAACGCAAAAGGAAAAGTGAAGCGCCTGCGTAATACGTGCAATAGCCCGTGTGTGTTTTAAAAAGAAAATTCCTGAGCATCGATGCATTCGGAATATTCGGATCGCTCGGAACACCGGCATCGAGTGAATAGCGATAGATCCTTTTTCCATTCTCATCGCGCTGTAAAAAATAATCGCGTACTGCTATCACTTTGTCGACCGGAGTTGTTGCATTCTTCGTGATGCGTTGTGCGAGCGCGCGAATGGAATCGTAAAGCACGCCCGTAGGCATGTCGGTGTAGTAATTGTAAAGTTTTTTATCGGCAGAAAAATAATCAGTTACTTTTCTCAGTTCGTTAAAACGCTCCTGCTGGTAATCTTCGAGTTGCGGATTGGCGGAAGGATTGTAAACGAAATACGCATTGTTCAGATCAGAAACATAAGAGCGAACCTTGTATGCATTGCGAAACATATTTTTGTAAGTGCAATCGACCGGAATGGTCTGCACCGAATACGTTCCGGACGGACCTAGTAATGCATGTTTCCACGTGTTGGAAGAAACGTAAACTTCCGACTCCACTGTTTTTCTTTCTTTCGTTGCGAGCGAATTTTTTATCACCGAACTATCTGTTCTCGAACGATACATTGGCAAAGTGGAAGGATCCACGCGCATCTCATCGAAGTAAGGCATCGCAGTGTCGCGGATAAAACTTTCGGAATGCGGATCGTATTTGGTGAGGTAGTGATAAACGAAGTATAAAGGTTTGGGAGTTCCGTCGGGAAAATAATTTTTGATCTTAGCACAGAACATCACGAAATCGGCCTGGCTCATTTTATCACTCATCTTCATCGTGTCCTTCATCTTGTAACCACCATCACCATTATCATCCGGCTTGTTCCCGCCCTGTCCGCCTTTTCCGTCTTTATTTGGTTTCTGTCCTTTATCACCGCGCTCGAGCAGTCCGTTATTTTCATCGTACGGATTTTTTTTATCGCCGTTATCAGGAGGATGCGGGCCAATTCCTCCTCTTGACTCGAGAATTTTTTCAACGGCTTTCAGCGGATTCGATGTGGTGATATTCATTGTGAAAATAAAAATGGCGAACATCAGCGCCATGAACGCGATCGCACGCATCACAATTCTTCCGCTTCTCTTTAAACCGGTATCAGGAATTTCCACCAGTACAGGTGAAATGAAAAGCATGAACATCACGTAAGCAAATAAAGCGAAGAGGTGATCGAAGATGTATGATTTTAAAACGTCGTCGAATGTTTTTCCATCGGGAACGGTCATGTCCATATTCTGCCCGATGGAACTGATCGTAGTAATTCCGAGTCCGATGGCAATGGCGATGAAAGCAAATCTCCATCTCGAAAGAAGTAACCCGAAAGCCCAGCCGATGAAAAATAAAGTTGAAAATATCTGGTACTGAACTTCGCGTTTGAAAAGATCGAATTCTCCCGGAGTTTTTGAAATTATTTTTGCGACGATCCAATTAGCAAGCAAAAGAAGAATAATCGTAACTGCAATGCGGGCGCGATAAAAATAAAGTACGAATGAAATAACAAGTCCGGCGGCGAGCCAGATGGCTTGTGTGGCAACAGAAGTTTCGAGCGCTGTGAAATAATTATTGATATAACCGAGCGTAACGTAGCTGATGAAAATGGTAGGCGCCACCTCGAAGAGCAGCCGGAACAAAAGCTGCAGGATCGTTTTCCGTGTATGGATCTCCTCGCTCATTTTCCGTTCACATCAATTAAAAAAGCATTTCCTCTCCGGTTGAAAAGTGACTGTAATTCGCGTTCGTTTTTTTTCAATCGTGCTCTCATAGGAGAAAGCAACCAGCGGCTGCGGAGTGAATCAGCGGGTTGCGGTTCGGGTTTGAAAAAAATATTTTTAAAACGAAAACGGAACACGGAAGGAATTCCATCGGAAAGTTTTATAGCTACAACCGGAACATACATCGGCAGGTTGTCCATCGCACGCGCCACATCCTGCGCAGGCACGAGCGAGGACACGCACACAAAAGCAGCTTTGCGCGGTTCAACAAATTCTACGGGGCGTTTGTCTTTCTGCCAATGCGCAGCGGTGATATGGAAGAGATCATTTTTCTTATCTCCTACGCCGGCGAGTTTCGGTGTTTCCTGGTCGTGAGGCATGCGCACTTCAAATCCGTTCAACTGAAGTGAATCCAGGATATTCCGCAGACGGTCTTTGTAACCATTGAGCAATTCTGTTTCAAAAACTTCTTCGCTCACATCGCGATCTGCGCGGAAAAAACTTGCATAGAAATAAAGATGCGATGCATAAGGATCCATTGTTTCCGGAATGCGCACAACGAGTTCTTTACTGCGCGCGTAAATTTTCCATACGATCCTGCGCACATCATCACCGGTTTCAAAATCTTTATAGTTGAGGTATTCTCCTTCTACACGTTTCGGAATTTCAATACGCTGCAACTGTTCTTCGGTGGTATTCGGATTTGCCTTGATGAGTTTCTCTTCCTGTTTCTGCGGAAGTGTATAGAATTGATTCGAAACATGAATGGAAAAAGGAAGCATGATGATGCGGAGTGCATCGAAGAACTGGAGATGAATTTCCTCCACGTCATAAATTCCACGATCATGCAGCATGGTTTCCCCTTTGCCGGAAATGGATTGGCGGAGAATACTTCCTTTCGGAAAATTATTTTCATCAAGCAATACCGGGGAAGAAAGTTTCATTCCTGTAAAAACAAGTTTGCCGCGGACCGTGCCGAGCAGCGGACGAAAAATCCCTTTTACCGTCAACCGGTACGGAACCATTCCTGCGAGTGCCTGTTGGCCATCGCCGAATTTCAGAGTAACGGAAACTTTTTTTGAACGATAGCGGAAAATAAACCAGAGGTAGGAACAGAGCGAAGTGAGCACACTGAAACCGAGTACGAGCAGGAGCGCGCGCGCGAGCACAGGAAGAAATGCATGGAGGATAAGTAATGATTGATCGCTGTTGTCGTAAATCTTGAAATGCTCATCAGTGAATCCGTAAATGGCCCAAACGCAGAGGAGCGTCGCGATCAGTTGCCATCGCATTACGGTAAATCCAAGCCAGTAGGAGATCTTTCTAAACATAAACTATTGTACGAACTACGAAACGGACGAATTACGAAATACGAATGACCGAAAAATACGAAGTGTTGTTCATTTGCTGATTATTTGCAGGTTGAGTGTTTTAGCAATCAGTATTTCGTGATCTGGCCAATCATCTTGTCTAAAGTTAGCAAGTTTGATTTGGCACCAAAATACTATTTTTCAATTGAGCGATTCTTAACAATAGTTGGGAGTTTCGTGAGGATATGTGATCAGAAATCACAACTGCCACTCCAGCAATTGTACCCTGAAAATATTTCCGTTGCAATTTCTTTTTCGGATATCCCGAAAACAGCAGAGCCGCTTCCACTCATAGATGCATAGATGGCGCCTTTTTCATACAAACGCATTTTCAGTTTTTCTATTTCAGGATATTTCTTAAAAATAGTTTTTTCGAAATCATTCACGAGTACATCCTTCCACTTTTCGATCGGCATTTCAGTGATAATTTTTGCAGGAGAAATTTCACTCTTGCGCGGAGTCATGCCGGCATACGCTTCCGCCGTACTCACGTGCGCGGGAGGATGGACAATGACAATGAATTTTCCCCGTCCGACCGCTTCGCCCGGGCGGGCTTTCATAGAAAATTGAATTCCTTCGAGATCATCTCCTTTTCCCTGCGCAAATACCGGTTTATTGGTAACAAAAAAACTGCAATCCGATCCGAGTTGTTTTGCGTAATGATGCAATTCTCCCCACGACAAATTCAGATCATAAATTTCATTGAGCATTTTCAGAACAGAAACTGCATCGGAAGAACCGCCGCCTAATCCGGCCCCACTTGGAATATTTTTATGCAGATGAATTTTTACGGGAGGAATCCTATGATCTTTTTTCAACAACTCATACGCACGCATACAGAGATTTTCGTTCAACTTTCCTTCCACCGGGTTCCCCGTGATCTTCAGTTCGGTTGCTTTGGAAGGGGTGATCTCGATAATATCCTTCCACCCTACCGGATAGAAAACCGTCTCGATGTTGTGAAATCCGTCGGGGCGTTTTTCGACGATATTGAGGCCGAGATTTATTTTGGAGTTGGGGAAGGAGATCATTTCAATTCTGATGCAAAATTTATTTATGTTTTCTCTTGTAAACAAAAAGCACATCGCATAGCCCCTTTTGCTTATCAAAATAGAATTCGGCACTAGTTTGCCTTTTTAATAGAATCAATTCTTCATTGTTACATTCGTAAATTTCCATATCACTACACCAATTTGCGGTTTTGTATTTTAGACAATCGTTCCAGAATACAAAAAGTAATTTATTATCCTTTTCGACAATATTTCCCCCTTCAGCTGCTTCGCTTAGATTCATAATAAATTGGTTTGAATCAATTTCCAGATTTGTGGCAAAATAATTTTTCTCTTTTGAATGCTTTTTATTCAGGATCATTATGCAGTCGAATTCCCAACTACCCTGAATCAATTTCATAGTATCTGCTGAAGAAATATGGGTTTTGGAAACGGAAATGGTTCTGACCGAAAAACCCCCGAACAGAATCAAGCAAAACGAAACACAGAACATTCTGACCAACAACATAATTTCACTGAATATCTGATAAAAGCAGCTTTATTCCCCCCCGAAATATACCCATTTTCCCAATGATATTGTCGTATTCCACCCCTTCGTCGAAACAGTAACTTTCCAGTCCCAGTATTCTGTATTTTTGTCGCCAATCAATATTACTCCCGGAATGAACTATCTTGATTTTGAGAAACCACTCGAAGAGCTTGATGAGCTTCGTGAAAAAATAATCTCCACCGCCGAAAAAAGCAAAGTGGATGTTTCCAAATCACTCGCCGAGGTTGATGAAAAAATTCAACTGAAGCGCAAAGAATTATACAGCAATCTTACGCCATGGCAATGCGTGCAGGTATCGCGTCACCCCGATCGCCCGTACACGCTCGACTACATCAAAAGTTTATGCGGCGATACGTTCATCGAACTGCACGGCGACCGCACGGTGAAAGATGACAAAGCGATGGTGGGCGGATTCGGACAAGTGGATGGAGAAACCATCATGTTCATTGGCCAGCAGAAAGGAAGAAATACAAAGCTGCGCCAGTTTCATAATTTCGGAATGCCGAATCCCGAAGGATACCGCAAAGCATTGCGCCTGATGAAACTCGCTGAGAAATTCAACAAACCGATCGTCACGCTCATCGATACTCCCGGCGCTTATCCCGGAATCGAAGCGGAAGAGCGTGGACAAGGCGAAGCGATCGCGAGAAATCTTTTAGAAATGTCGAAGCTCACTGTTCCCGTCATCTGCATCATCATCGGTGAAGGCGCATCGGGCGGTGCATTGGGAATAGGTGTGGGTGATAAAGTGCTGATGCTGGAAAATTCCTGGTACTCGGTGATCTCTCCCGAAAACTGCTCGACCATTTTGTGGAGAAGTTCCAATGAAAAAGAAAAAGCTGCTGTTGCGATGAAACTCACTGCGAAAGATATGCTCGGACAACATCTTATTGACGGAGTGATCAAAGAACCTGTAGGTGGCGCACACGTGAACTGGGATGAAATTTTTGCAACAGTAAAAACAGAAATTCTGAAACAGGTGGCCGAACTGAAAATGCCGGATGCAAAAACGTTAGTAAAAAACCGCATCGAAAAATTCTGCGCGATGGGAGTTGTAATTGAGGAAGGATAGTTATTTGGCGGGAGGATTACGGATTTTCTACGGAGAATACAGATTACAGATTCAGACAGATTCTGGGTTAAGATTTTTGGCTATTGAGCCAACTATATTCGTTTAGTTGCGTCTGAATGTTAATGCTGAAGCGAATTATTCCATTTCTTCTGATTTTTCTGTTTTCCTGCACGCATTACAGGAAAACAAATATTGCATCAGCAAAAATTTATTTTGATTTCACTAATTCATGGAATCAACAGCCGGTCGTGAATGATTTCGGCGCATTTCCTAAGAAAATAAGACATGCTTTGAACAATTGTCACTACAAATACAGTAGTGATTCGACCGATGCATGCAGAAAAAAAATCGCTCGTTTTTATCAGGGCACATATTCACTTGATGGTTCAGTCGCCTGCATTATTTCTGATTATCCTTCTGATTCATTTCCAACCAACAGTGCTTTACTGCTGGGAATCGCCGGGGATTCTGTTCAAACTTTTTGCTTCCGAATTCCAGATTCCGTGAAAACAATTTCTGGAGCAATACCTTTCATGACCTGGAATAATGAACTGTTATTCGGCGGAGGTATTATGACAAAACACCAATCCGAAAAGTATGAGCGAAAATTGAAAAGAAAATATGCACAGAGCGAGAAAAGAGAAAAAAAATAAAATCCAAACTCCAAAATTAAATTGGGGCATCTCTAAAAACACAGAAATGCAAGGCGGGCAAGTCCGAAAAACCGGAATTTACTATTCGTAAATGAGGATTTTGAGGACGCAGCCCAACGCAGCAGTTCGAAGTTATTAGAGATGCCCATTGGAAATTTCTGAGCTAAGTATTGGTATAACTCAAAGCTCACCGATTGTACCACAAACTCAGATCAAGAATATTGGAAGAAGACGTATACGTGCGCAACAGCGCCGCGGTAGAAAAAGAATATTTTTTCAGCGCACTTCCTTCCGTCCAGAAAACAGCATCGTCGGGCTGATCGTATTCCACCAGCGAAGGATAGACGCCCGCTTTCCATGTGAGCAATCCTACAGGAGAATAAGTGAATTTATAAACAACGCTGTTGCTCATAGCGATCAGCAAAGTAGTGTTGTCGATCTGTGCAGCGCAGGTAATTGTTGCGCCGGCTGCAAGCGAAACCGGTTCCCAGAATCCATTGGAATTATAATCGTAAATAAAAAGATGCCCCTGCCCGGCCCAGTTTCCAAGTGTATAAATATTATCAGCGTCTTTTTCAAAAAAAGAAACCACATCGAGATTCATCGGTGATTCCTGCAATCCGACGCCGGAAGTATTATACACCACGATCTTCGAATCGAACGTAGTAACATTTCTCTGCTCGGTAAACACGCGCGAACCAACATTGAAAATTTTCAGTGCATAATAACCGGCATCCGTTGCACCCTGCGCTTTGGTAAGGCCGGTCTCGTCAAAACTCCTGATCATTCCTGAACCGGGCATCGTTACCCAATAGCGTTGGCCTGTTGAACAGATACCGCCCCACACCGGTGAAGCAGCGCCGGAAGAATAATAATTGAATGCATTTATTGTTCCCAATGAATAACCGTTTACATAACCCAGATCATTTCCTTCCACAACGGCCTGCTGCCAGTAAGAATTGACAAACATATCGGTGAAACCATAATAGAATCCGGAAATATTTGCCACGTTGATCATTGCAGTGTCAATGGAATTCACCTCGAAATAATTTGCAGAAGGCGAGATCACCACGCAAGCGCCTTTCAGTTTTCTCGGAACTTCGGTAACGTAAATATTCCGGAAAATCCTTTTCAGATTGGTTCCATCGCTCACTTCTATCACGAGATAATAAGTTCCGGATGTGAGACGGATTTCGCTGATCGGGTAATCGAATGAAATATCGGCACTCATTCCGGTGAGCGTTCCCGAAACTCCGGGAATCACAGAAATGTTATTCGCATCTTCGAGTTTCACATTGTAATTTGTGAGTTGCGTTTCATCGTGCGCCGTGAAGTGAACATGAATAGTATCGAACACATTGAATTGCTGCATGTCATAAGGAGTCACTACTGAAATATCCGGCGGCGCAGTGTCGGTATCTCTTTTACAAGTAGCAAAAAAAAGGCACAACAAAAAAAATGGTAATGCTCTTCGCATGAATCTAATTTACGAAAAACAAAAAGACCACTCACATCTGGAATATTCCATGATTTAACAGGTCAAACGCAATTGCTGATCTTTCATTGGTGAAAAATAGGTAGTGGCTCAGTTTGCTCTTTTCCGATTCAACTTCGCGCCGGAGCTTGCCCTGAAGAATTGAAGGACGGTTCCTAAACCATTCTTTTATTAAACCGCAAAGACGCTAAGGCACTAAGAATTTTCAAACTGACCCACTACCTGAAAATACCATCTTGTGTTCGCATCTTCTTCTTTGCTAATTTTGGCTCATGCCTATTCCAATTTATTTTCCGCATAAAGAAGAACACGTCAAAAAGCATTGTGCTAAATGAAAAAATTCCTCTTCTTCTACATTCTCCTCCTTCCGTTCTCCGAACTCATTGCGCAGATGCCGGAAACGGATATCTGGGTGTTCGATACGTATGGAGAAGCTGCATTAGGGACATTCACCAATGGAAAGAATATCACAAATCGCCCCGGCTATGATAATCAACCGTGGTTTTCCTCTGATGAAGAAAATATTTTCTGGACATCCGTTCGTGACAGTGGTGAAACGGATATTTATTGTCACAACTCCAACGGAACTTCACGCGTCACGAGTACTAACGTCAGCGAATATTCTCCGATGTTTATTCCGGGAACACATTTCATGACTGCTGTTGTGGTAGAACAAGATTCAACACAAAGATTATGGAGCTACGATGAAACAAAAGCAGATGTCGTTCATCCTAAAACAGAAATTCTTTTTCCCGATCTGAAAGGTGTTGCTTATTACAGATGGCTTGACGCTAACACCGTTTTCATTGCTGATCTTCCGGAACCGATGACACTTTACATTGGTTATCTGAACAGCGGGAAAACAATAAAAGTTGATGAGAGCATCGGCCGTTCTTTCGGTGTTTACGGTGATATTATGTTTTACACCAAAACAGATACCAGTGGCAATTGTTGGGTCACTGGATTGACAAATACGGGTGTACACAATGATTCTCTGGCTCCGGCGATCATACTTCCTAAGGGCAGTCAGGATTTTGCCATTGATAAAAACGGGCGGATCTTCTCAGCGCAAGGAACAAAACTCTACAGCACGATGTTCAATTCCGGAGTCTGGAAACTCGAACACGATTTCGCCACCAACGGATTACACAAGATCACCCGCATTGCTATTTCTCCCTATGGGGATCTCATTGCATTAACCGACAACCTCTGATCATGTACGAAAGCAAACACAAACCATTAGCGACAAAAAAAGAATTCACGAAGCGGCTCATAGGTAGTTTCATGCTTGCGATGCTGTTGCTTTTCATTTCGCTGATGATCGGCGTACTTGGTTATCATTTTTTCAATTCACTGGGTTGGGTTGATTCATTACTGAACGCGTCAATGATCTTAACCGGAATGGGGCCAATAGATCCGATGAAAAATGAAACAGCAAAAATTTTCGCTTCGTTCTACGCTATCTTCAGCGGTGTAGCTTTTCTCACAACAGTTGGCGTTCTCCTCGCTCCTGTCATTCACCGCGCCATGCATAAATTTCACGTGAAAGAATAAGTATGGAAATTGTTTTCGGAGAATTCATCATCAATGATTCAACAGAAAAAGTTGATATGAATTTTATTCATCATGAACTGTCGAACAGTTACTGGTGCAAAAATATTCCCCGTACTCTTTTAGAAAAAGCAATTCAAAGCGGAATCAACTTCAATGTTTATCAAGGAGAAAAACAAATTGCATTCGCGCGCGTGATCACAGACAAGGCGACGTATGCGTACCTGTGCGATGTGATCGTGAATGAAAATTACCGCGGAAAAGGAATCGGTAAGGCGATGATGAAATTCATCATAGATCATCCCGATCTGCAAGGATTACGAAGATTCACGCTCGCCACGCGCGATGCACACACGCTCTACACGCAATTCGGTTTTGAAGTGACGAAGAATCCGCAGAACATGATGGAAATTATCAGGAGAGATATTTATATGTAGGCAGTAGACAGTAGACAGAAGCGAAGAAGAAAAAAAAATCAAAAATCTAATCGATCCGCTGGCCGTAGAAATCTTTTGCTATCAGTTGCTCGAGTGTGAATCTTTCTCCTTTGTAAGTCACGGTGATCCACGCATCTTTAATTCCAAGGCGAATGCATTGCTGCCGGAAAATTTCTGCATCACGCACGGTATCGAAAGTTTTCATAGTGAAGCGAGTGAGTGTGTCGGGATAATCTTTAATAGTTGCCGGGCCGAATTTATCCAGTTGAGAATATTTGAAATTCTGCGGGTGATGATAAGCGCCGATCTGCACAGTGTAGGTCAATCCCGGGCGACAATAATTTCCTGCGAGCCCGAGAAATTTATGATAGACTGCTGTATCGTTGAGTGATTTATTTTTAAATGCGGTAAGATCGACGGGGTTGTTATTGCAGGGAAGATTATTGAAGAAATCCGGAACGGTTTTACGCTGGCCGAAATAGAAAACAGTGATAAGAGATTTTGCCGCAGTAGAATCGCTGCTGATAAGATTGTTCCTGAAATCTTCCGCTTCCTTCAGTGTTTTCCACGGGCCGAGATAATAGCGCACAGTTCCATCCGGGTATTGCTTGCGTTCTATTTTTCCATGCTTGGCGAAAAAAGTTGTGTCGTTCGGATTTTTTATTTCAAGTTTATATTCGAGTCCGTCGGCCTGGAATGTTCCGTAGTCATTCACAATTTTATCATAACCGTAATCGCTGCCAATAGTTGTATTGAGCGTTCCTTTTTTGCTCATCACAACGCGCGTATCCGTGCGCGGCGTGTAACCCGATCTTTTATAATCATTGCGGTAGTAAGAAGGAATAGTAGAACGTTTTCCATTCTTGTAAATCACCACTTCCGAATTTGATGCGATGGTGGAATCGTGTGAAGTCAATCGCGATCGGTAAAGCTCAGCGTCGATCAGATTTTTGAATGGCCCCACCGAATAACGCACGTATCCATCGGCGGTAACGGTTCGTGTGATCGGCCCCATATCAGCAACTTTTGATGAATCAAAATCTTTTGCGTTCTCATACGTGCCGAGTTCAACTACATAATTCATTGTAGAATCATAATCTGTTCCGTGTTTTTTCAGCACCTGTTTGTAAATGCGCTGTTCATACACCTGGTCATTCTGCTCTGCACGGATCTCTTTTAATTGCGTATCTATCTTTTTCTGCAACACATCATTTGAATCTTCAACTGCGGGAGTAACTGTTGTTCCCGAATCAGTTTTCATTGTGGTGAAATTGTAATCTTTATTCACCTGCACATACGTATCGAGCCCTTTCACATTCACATATTCGAAATAAGGATCAGCACCTTCTACTTCGATCGCAACTTTATAAGTATTTCCGGGTTTGAGGGCAATAAGATATTTTCCGCTCATTGAATTGGAATGATAATTTCCATACACTTTCCCAGTGGTAGAATCAGTGACGTTGATATTTGCATCAGTCGGCGCTCCGTCTTTCGTAACAAAACCAACAACAAGTGCGAGTATCGGCGGCTCTCCCTGGAATCCCGGACTCACCGTATAAATATCCTGCTGGCCATATCCGCCTTTCATATCTGAAGAATAATAACCCGTTGCTCCGTCAGCAGAAAGTGTGTAATATCTTTCGTTCGAAGGAGTATTCACCGGGTAACCGAGATTCACAGGATCTCCCCATTGGCCATCTTTGAAAGTGGAATAAAAAAGATCATACCCTCCCATACTGTTGTGTCCTTCGGAACTGAAAAATAAATTGATGCCATCAGGATGAATGAAAGGCGCATCATCATTGTAAGGCGTGTTGATAGTGGGTCCCATGTTGATCGCAGGCCCCCATGATCCGTCGCTCTGCTTATTGGAATAATAAATATCTCTTCCACCTAATCCGCCGGGACGATCAGAAGCGAAATACAGAATTTGCCCGTCACTGGAAAGCGAACAACTTCCTTCCCAATATTTATCGGTGTTGATGGTCGGCCCTAATCTTTCAGGCGTTGACCAATTATCACCGTTGAGTGTGCTCATGTAAATATCGCCGCCGTCTTTTGAATTGCTTTTAAAAATGAAAAGTATTTGCCCGTCATTCGACAACGCAATACTTGCATCGTGTCCTTTTGTGTTGATGTTATTACTGATCGGTTCCGGGTCGAGCCAGCGATCGCCCACGCGCATGGAATACATGATGTCTTCATAATAATCGCCGGTAGTATCTGATCTGAATTTTGCATCCTCGAGTCCGCCCGTACTTCTTTCCCCACGGTAAGTGAAAATAAGATTCGATTCATCAATAGAGATCACCGGAACATATTCTGAATTCGCAGTATTGATCGGGTCGCCGATATTTTTCAATTCCACATCGGCAGTATCCTGCATGAGTTTTTTTGCACTTTCGCAATAGCCGATATACTGGTTGAGTTCTTTTTTATCCTTGTCATTGAGTTCATCATTCTGCATGGAGAGATTGAATTCATTGATGGCGTCATCGAAACGATAATTCAGATGATAAGCACGGCCTAAATAATAATCAATCCGCGGTAATGTATTGTCCAGTTGTTTTGCAGATTCAAGATTGGTGATCGATTTTTCTTTTTCGTCTCCTTTGTACAGGTAACAAATTCCCAACTGGTAATGGAAATACGCATCATCAGTATGGGCGTCCGACAATAATTTGTAATACGGCAACGCGCGGAGATAATTTCCTTCTTCGTAAAAATATTCTGCGGTCTCCAGCCATTTTTCCTCTTTCTTCTCCGTCGCTTTATCTTTCTTCTGCGCCAATAAATGACTGGCACAGAAAACCAATGCAACGAGCAGAAATCGGAGCTTTCTCATAATCAGGCTAAATTGAACAAATCGGAATAGCGCGCTTATTAACAAATTCTCAACTTTTGAACACAAGAAAGTTAAGAAGGACTGACATTGTAGCAGTTTTTACGTTTTTTTCCACGGGATGTTACCTTTGAAAAAAC
This window contains:
- a CDS encoding PD40 domain-containing protein, coding for MRKLRFLLVALVFCASHLLAQKKDKATEKKEEKWLETAEYFYEEGNYLRALPYYKLLSDAHTDDAYFHYQLGICYLYKGDEKEKSITNLESAKQLDNTLPRIDYYLGRAYHLNYRFDDAINEFNLSMQNDELNDKDKKELNQYIGYCESAKKLMQDTADVELKNIGDPINTANSEYVPVISIDESNLIFTYRGERSTGGLEDAKFRSDTTGDYYEDIMYSMRVGDRWLDPEPISNNINTKGHDASIALSNDGQILFIFKSNSKDGGDIYMSTLNGDNWSTPERLGPTINTDKYWEGSCSLSSDGQILYFASDRPGGLGGRDIYYSNKQSDGSWGPAINMGPTINTPYNDDAPFIHPDGINLFFSSEGHNSMGGYDLFYSTFKDGQWGDPVNLGYPVNTPSNERYYTLSADGATGYYSSDMKGGYGQQDIYTVSPGFQGEPPILALVVGFVTKDGAPTDANINVTDSTTGKVYGNYHSNSMSGKYLIALKPGNTYKVAIEVEGADPYFEYVNVKGLDTYVQVNKDYNFTTMKTDSGTTVTPAVEDSNDVLQKKIDTQLKEIRAEQNDQVYEQRIYKQVLKKHGTDYDSTMNYVVELGTYENAKDFDSSKVADMGPITRTVTADGYVRYSVGPFKNLIDAELYRSRLTSHDSTIASNSEVVIYKNGKRSTIPSYYRNDYKRSGYTPRTDTRVVMSKKGTLNTTIGSDYGYDKIVNDYGTFQADGLEYKLEIKNPNDTTFFAKHGKIERKQYPDGTVRYYLGPWKTLKEAEDFRNNLISSDSTAAKSLITVFYFGQRKTVPDFFNNLPCNNNPVDLTAFKNKSLNDTAVYHKFLGLAGNYCRPGLTYTVQIGAYHHPQNFKYSQLDKFGPATIKDYPDTLTRFTMKTFDTVRDAEIFRQQCIRLGIKDAWITVTYKGERFTLEQLIAKDFYGQRID